CCACCGGATGAATCGTCATATCATGTTTTCTGAACCCACACATTAATTCAGCAAGTTAAACACACAAGTAAACTCCTACGTTAGCTAAAGCTAAGCTAGCCCAAACAAGCCGTTCATTTAGATCATTCTCTAattaattttctcatttatgCCTTGTTCACCCTGCTTATAAATGTATTTCGGTTTTAGATATGCTCGTGGGCTTGCTATATCGTAAGAGTCTGTCCAAATGTAATCAAGTTAGCTGTTTTTGTGACCTCAGCTGCAGTAGCAACCCTCTAATGTGCCATGtttccacagcagcagcagcagcggatGGCCCTCTCTGTAGTTGCTGTGGGATCTGCTAATGCGAGAACACCAATCTGAACCTATGACTGAGTAATGAATCTAAACCCCTTCTGGAGCATGTCTGCCAACACAAGTCGCAAGGTAAATTGTTGACCCGCCCCCTGCAagtatttatttcactttacaTTATTAAGTAGTCTTTCTTGGGGCCGAACAGCGGTGTGTATCAAGTGGTGAAAGGGCAGCGGCGTATTGGTATTCTGTTTCAAATAGACTGAAAACATGTACTCTTGATTAAAATACTTCAAACCAAAGAGGtgattgattaaatgttttgttttaagttgtaGCTGATTAAAATCTTAGTACACTGAAAACTGTCCCAAACATAGTCACATAAACCTACTGTTTCTTTTAAAGGAGTCCTTTGTTTAATTCTGTTCTGCAGATTTAATAGACAGACATTGCCATAGGAAAATGTTTGGCCACCATTTTCAGAAATgctgtttcttcattttttggTTAGTCATGCAAGCGTTTCTTTATTCCAACATAATGGATGAAACTTTGAGTAATTTCATTGGTATGTTTGTTATTTGCAGCACTCTTAGTGTATGCCAACAgtgtttttagtatttttaaagaCTCATTACTACACTGCTCCTCTGatctgctctgtgcttcttgTGTACACTGATGTAGTGTAACAATTTCATAAAGACACTGTAACTGAAtatcagtgattcttgagaagtgggacaaaatggatttaaattttccccaattttttttttttattattcctcaagcttatgtatacaaatatgacaaataatgttttgaaaatgtaaagatgctaaggtgcaggctcccagttgcaacatttttttgaaaattaaatttttaaaggACCTGacctagaactttttcatcaccatctgacaaaaataaatataaaatagttttttaatgaccctattagtgatatttttactcagttttacagacaaaatgcttctcaagaaacaaaataaatattatttaaaacaaaaaacaacataaagtccaTCTGACAGAGTTGACAGTGCATGACGGAGTTGACACAGAACGGAAGGTGGTGACAAACTagtgagtaaaaagaaatacttgatacatgtgaagtaatgccatttatgtaaaatacattaaaatgaattaactgcaTATTTAAGTGAGATTTGTCAACACTATCACTGAGAGAGTCACACTGTCAGTTAAAAACTCTGACAGAGTTGACAAAATGCCAAACTACCTCAATTTATATAATGTTATTCTGAAGGGGGCCATATTGTAGCTCATCAGGTCCATGAAATCTTCACAGTATACTAAAATTAGGCATTTAGTTaacaaaatttcaaagttttgtaAATTGTCAGTTATGGTGTTGCCAGATCATGGTTGTGATGAGCaacttacaaataaaacaggagaaaaaaactaaagaataacATAAGATTACCAGAGCTGCCTGGCCTTCTTggcaaaggaagagaaaggaagCGGTTATGGGGTCCTCAGAAGTTCTGATGCCCCCAAtaatgcctgtttttttttttttttacattctttttatgtctgacagtgttgacaaaaacttgggacaaatttcaatggagtttgaaaatgtataaaaatgatttttaattcaatttgttGATACTTTTATAATCATCTATTTGAATACTTATACTTAATtgtcataatatattatcttggtattcctttaattgttttaaactattataatgCATTGAGTTCCATCCACCtactacaatgtttaaaataaaaaatattcagcaaacaccagGAAACATACATTGTTGTGCTCACATGGCCCAGGTTAGTTTGttcagatatttgaaaaaaatatatttttgtatattttattcaaattttgtgctttatccaTAGGACCTGTTTTGTCTCTCTTCTCAAGAATCGCTGATATCTGTATCCAATTTTCTGATGAATATTAAGTCAGACAACTACCTCATGtaaatgtgcattaaaaaacattttcctccccTCCCCTGTAATTGACAACAAATTTTCACCTGTTGCTGTGATCCTCTTTGTCCCAAAACAAACCAGCAGAGAGCCGATGAGGAGCAGAGTGGGCACACAGACCAGAGAGCCAGCCCAGCCAGGACTCACTTTGGCAAAAAGGTCCTTCCGCCCATTCCTAAGAATGCAACCCCCATTACCAAACCTCCATCAATGGTCAGTGCAGCCCACTCAGCCAATGGCACACATGCATCCTATGGCCCTTTTTACCTGGAGTACTCTCTACTGGCAGAGttgtgagtatttttttttttttcatccatccatagAAAATCCAAGTTTATCTCTACTGATTAAACCTGTTGCAATGTGACCGACAGCACACTCGTGATTAAGCAGAAACTCCCTGGAATTTATGTCCAGCCATCCTACAAGTCAGCACTAAGTAAGAATCAATGCACCGCTACATTTTAATAACCTCAATGTTGATCTGATGctttatgtgaaatattttctatttcatttccCTGCATTGATACACTTCAACTATGAACACAAAAAGTAACACTTCTTAAAGGcagttttctctctctgattGTTTAGTGTGGTTTGGGGTCATTTTCATCAGGCATGGTTTGTATCAAGATGGTGTCTTCAAATTCACTGTGTATATTCCAGACAACTATCCAGATGGGGAGTGTCCTGTAAGtacttttttaatttcacttaaaatTGCTCATAATTAAAGAACCTGTTAGATGTACTTAACTTGAGAAATGTGTGTTCCCCTAAACCTGTAATCTTTGGTACAAATTTTAAAGTCtctcatttttaatttcagaaattggTATTTGACATCCCAGTCTTCCACCCTCTTGTTGACCCAGTATCTGGAGAGCTGGATGTCAGAAGAGCTTTCACCAAATGGAGGTATGTTGGTTTCCTCTCTGGAATGCAAACAATTTTACATTCTCATCATCATCAGATTGTGTATGTGTTTATGTGGAATCCCTCTCAGAGCAGCTTGTTTCAAACTTGTAAATTACAGTCAACTTGTGGTTTTACAGTCAACactttgaaaacataaatataatctTTCTTTAGACGGAATCACAACCACATTTGGCAAGTCTTGATGTATGCGCGTACAGTTTTTTACAAGATCAACACAACGGAGCCACTAAACCCAGAAGCAGCAGTTCTGTGAGTTTGAggcttttcttctctttaatgtttaacatgactttttatttaaaatatcttttaagaTTCAatcatttttctaaatttttatgGATTCCTTTACAAAACTGTTGTAATTActgatttgaaaagaaaaattaagctGGTGTTTTTTGCAGTAGTGATCACTAAGACTTTAAGATccctggaaaatgtttttttttttttttcttttcaattgcTTACAAATGGAAATCcacatttttcatctttgtcCTCTCCAGGTATGAAAAAGATGTGCAGCTGTTCAAAAGCAAAGTGGTGGACAGTGTCAAACTATGCAACAGTCATCTTTTTGACCAGCCTAAGATAGATGATCCTTACGCAATAAGGTTTGTCCCCATTATTGACATTCCTCTGCTGACCAAAGAAAACCACACCCTGCATACCTGTTAGTTTGGAAGAATCTTTGACGGCGAATAGAGTTGCACTCTGAAATCACGTCATTCTTCATTGGTTTTAGTTTCTCTCCATGGAACCCAGCAGTGCATGAAGAGGCAAAGGAGAGGATGTTCACATACAAGGCAAGTTGCATGAATATCTTGAAATCTACTGAACTTTACTCAGTTAAGGTTTGGATAAGATATTTACATGTAATTTGTTCAGCTGCTATGTAACtgcaatgtcttttttttgtctgctctTTTGCCTTTTAGAGACGACCTGAGGAACATCACAGAGGAACACAGGTGTCAGGGTTATCTTGGGTAAAGCCTGGTTCAACCCAACCTTTCAGCAAAGAAGATGGTCCTCCTCAAAGCTGAAACTACACTGCGTGCCCTggccactagatggagacaaaCGTTAACTGCTACACCGTTGGGTTTCCTCAGCTGTTTGTGTAGTGGACTCTTGAATGGTTGGGAGAACTTAATTTTTATCTCCACTTTATTGCTCAGCTTTAAAAGCTCTTTAGGCTGCTCTCGACACAGCTGTAGAACAAGGAAGAATAGTTTTGTATCACGTGTAaattgaaaatgacaaatggATGTCTAAGCTACGTCATTCAGGCTGTGATGCAATCAAAGTGCATTGTCTGCCTCATTCATTTTCTGCTCCATGCACATTTAGATAGACAGGGAGATAAAGTCCCAAACGGGGGTCAGATGTATGAACAAAGCACTTTGTATACATATGGAAAGTATAGTAGACGGCCTAATTAAAGACCACTAATGAAATTGGCTTAGGACTGTATTTGctgggcttttttttctttttaatacagCAGAGTGACTGAAactaattcagatttttttttccaataccCACTAAGGTAGTGTTTTTGATTTGTCTTCAGGTCGCATTGTCCTGCGTGTTTTAGAAGCATCCCTGCTTAAACACACCTGATTCTAAGGGCTTAATTCTGCAGAACTCTGCTGTGTTACTGTAACTTTACATCATGTGTGCTGAAATTTAATACATGTAGAACATCGTGAGCTGAAGACTAGAGATGGGGAATACTGCTCTGCAGCTTAACATGATTtgtgtgggttttttgttttaatagacAACAGTtattattttggttgttttacgTAACTTCAATTATGTGTAAGACAGAGCAGCCAAGTATAAGTTTAAATGAGATGCTACataaacaagtttgttttattttgttggactTTAATGACTTTTGAATGCTTTACATACCTTTTGGCTATTGGTTATTAATGGTCTATGTAGATAAGTTTCCATTCTAAAGTTCTGTGTCTGGTTTCCTTAAATGTTTGAGATCCCATAAACTCATGTCTGCAAGATTTCGTCACAAAATTTGAGGGAAACTATTTTTATAAGGTTCATTTGCTTCCATCTGGGCAGCACAGAGTTTATTTAAAGCATATGTTGATACTAATTTACCAAGATGTTGATGCAAATCTGGCTTTTTCTTTATTAcggtttctgtttttctcaagACTTTTGTGGATGGATGCTGAAGTTCTTT
This genomic stretch from Xiphophorus hellerii strain 12219 chromosome 4, Xiphophorus_hellerii-4.1, whole genome shotgun sequence harbors:
- the aktip gene encoding AKT-interacting protein isoform X2 — translated: MNLNPFWSMSANTSRKRADEEQSGHTDQRASPARTHFGKKVLPPIPKNATPITKPPSMVSAAHSANGTHASYGPFYLEYSLLAEFTLVIKQKLPGIYVQPSYKSALMWFGVIFIRHGLYQDGVFKFTVYIPDNYPDGECPKLVFDIPVFHPLVDPVSGELDVRRAFTKWRRNHNHIWQVLMYARTVFYKINTTEPLNPEAAVLYEKDVQLFKSKVVDSVKLCNSHLFDQPKIDDPYAISFSPWNPAVHEEAKERMFTYKRRPEEHHRGTQVSGLSWVKPGSTQPFSKEDGPPQS
- the aktip gene encoding AKT-interacting protein isoform X1, with the protein product MNLNPFWSMSANTSRKQRADEEQSGHTDQRASPARTHFGKKVLPPIPKNATPITKPPSMVSAAHSANGTHASYGPFYLEYSLLAEFTLVIKQKLPGIYVQPSYKSALMWFGVIFIRHGLYQDGVFKFTVYIPDNYPDGECPKLVFDIPVFHPLVDPVSGELDVRRAFTKWRRNHNHIWQVLMYARTVFYKINTTEPLNPEAAVLYEKDVQLFKSKVVDSVKLCNSHLFDQPKIDDPYAISFSPWNPAVHEEAKERMFTYKRRPEEHHRGTQVSGLSWVKPGSTQPFSKEDGPPQS